One Coccinella septempunctata chromosome 1, icCocSept1.1, whole genome shotgun sequence DNA window includes the following coding sequences:
- the LOC123314056 gene encoding 40S ribosomal protein S5, which translates to MADEFDDVQGNVGGLQIAELPEIKLFGRWNCEDVQVNDISLQDYIAVKEKNAKYLPHSAGRYAAKRFRKAQCPIVERLTNSLMMHGRNNGKKLMAVRIVKHSFEIIHLLTGENPLQVLVSAIINSGPREDSTRIGRAGTVRRQAVDVSPLRRVNQALWLLCTGAREAAFRNIKTIGECLADELINAAKGSSNSYAIKKKDELERVAKSNR; encoded by the exons ATGGCTGATGAATTCGATGATGTACAAGGTAACGTAGGAGGTCTACAAATTGCGGAACTACCTGAGATCAAGTTATTTGGAAGATGGAATTGCGAAGACGTCCAAGTCAATGATATCTCATTGCAG GATTACATTGCTGTGAAGGAAAAAAATGCCAAATATCTTCCTCATTCGGCTGGAAGGTATGCTGCTAAACGTTTTAGGAAAGCACAATGCCCTATTGTTGAAAGGTTGACAAATTCACTCATGATGCATGGCAGAAATAATGGAAAGAAATTGATGGCTGTTAGGATAGTGAAACACTCATTTGAGATTATTCATCTCTTAACTGGTGAAAATCCATTACAG GTTCTGGTTTCTGCCATCATCAACTCTGGACCAAGGGAAGATTCCACTCGTATTGGTAGAGCTGGTACAGTTAGAAGACAAGCAGTTGACGTGTCTCCTTTGAGACGAGTGAACCAGGCTTTGTGGTTACTCTGCACAGGTGCAAGAGAAGCTGCATTCAGAAATATCAAAACAATTGGCGAATGCCTAGCCGACGAATTGATCAATGCTGCAAAG GGATCGTCGAATTCCTATGCCATCAAAAAGAAAGATGAATTAGAAAGAGTAGCCAAATCTAACCGTTAA
- the LOC123312373 gene encoding uncharacterized protein LOC123312373 — translation MSMELPCDMKAISYRFDLEYSPDFINVKEYSPKSYDEKRPLGRTIFVAKIPLYLDENAVKKLFSEVGPVVSVNLHREKTSDDDEENMDAYVLGYQCAYIVYKTRESLLKVLNLDVFKTLTDDKFSPLKGLVEEYYDSIRNRYVVTETAQTFHKQKEDKVSKENNNVDEDGWTVVASKSKHSKMNPKLNDKLIYKKKKKLNKNFYTFQIKESKMKNLAALMEGYEEAKRKVAKMKRNRLFKPL, via the exons atgagtATGGAGTTGCCCTGTGATATGAAGG CCATTTCTTACAGATTTGACTTGGAATATAGTCCGGATTTTATCAATGTCAAAGAATATtctcccaaaagctatgatgaaaaaaGACCTCTGGGACGAACAATTTTTGTGGCCAAAATTCCTTTATACCTAGATGAAAATGCAGTTAAGAAGTTATTTTCTGAAGTTGGGCCAGTTGTTTCTGTAAATCTCCACAGAGAAAAAActtctgatgatgatgaagaaAATATGGATGCCTATGTACTAGGTTACCAATGTGCCTATATTGTTTATAAAACCAGAgaaagtttattgaaagtgtTGAACTTGGATGTTTTTAAAACTTTGACAGATGATAAATTCTCACCACTTAAAGGACTGGTAGAAGAGTATTATGATTCTATTCGAAATCGCTATGTGGTTACTGAAACGGCACAAACATTTCATAAACAAAAGGAAGACAAAGtatcaaaagaaaataataatgtGGATGAAGATGGTTGGACTGTGGTTGCCTCGAAGAGTAAACATTCCAAGATGAATCCAAAGTTGAATGATAAACTaatttataagaaaaaaaagaagttgAACAAAAACTTCTACACTTTTCAAATCAAagaatcaaaaatgaaaaatttagctGCTTTGATGGAGGGATATGAAGAAGCAAAGCGAAAGGTTGCTAAAATGAAGAGGAATAGATTATTCAAACCACTCTAA
- the LOC123319494 gene encoding zinc finger protein 62 homolog yields MVNTNDVKKKRPRWKPLNLCRICLTYSPSMIGMYENFRDCETMKIHEVLQKALCCEIIITQKTPNQICSVCLSILKILYDFKKQFEESQIKIFGNINEINQDNSRKTAVETSTEVEIIIGKNNFSLDDVVVVDKDERKEDYTQLLNNLGKAVTVEYLGKSSSKDNPIQEVYDEEPQNPSGDVYDLQTCNDNLKDEGDSEEYETIIIEYISDTEDAVMDQNECNESKKNGDVKISKDSSLSKIIHSYIIEGDYSKELQNEVIGESGKKECRNFSPEHINRVRQKKTKKHRSAEMMEIEKYIIYGTGQSAEERSEEMKNEFTIDNKNNLSEINRDDEKESNKDSTVQLNQDSSETNIDKLEGTGTNLHFCDKCFKCFNNKRILDRHLVFAHGQKGGAPKRCNRIKTSKEDRRINQRERWKERFKKNPMLCQICGHVSKSAGGAKYHSLTHGEKSYMCDFCPKKFFTPSHLKNHLQFKHERKTIKHLCSICGEHKNSSTALAYHMKLHTNNPKRYPCPVCGLSFLVKGGLKMHLRRHMGDRRYPCNICNKSFFSANERKKHVMIHTGERPHNCKYCDRKFVSAFNQKIHMMTHSGPYLCELCFRGFADKDLLKMHIKYKHNSENGNEKKLPSKNPIQPTKEDTEIIDDAMEPLQCPESSDNMILEVFNLLDGTEEDELKYDDVD; encoded by the exons ATGGTAAACACAAatgatgttaaaaaaaaacggCCTAGATGGAAACCACTTAACCTCTGTAGAATTTGTTTAACTTATAGCCCCTCAATGATTGGAATGTATGAAAATTTCAGGGATTGTGAAACTATGAAAATACATGAAGTACTGCAAAAAGCTTTGTGTTGTGAG ATAATTATAACCCAAAAAACGCCTAATCAAATTTGTTCGGTTTGCTTGAGTATCCTCAAAATATTATATGACTTCAAAAAGCAGTTTGAAGAATCCCAAATCAAAATATTTGGAAACATAAATGAAATCAATCAAGATAATAGTAGAAAAACTGCAGTGGAAACTTCCACAGAAGTAGAAATAATTATTGGGAAAAATAATTTCAGTTTGGATGATGTTGTTGTTGTGGATAAGGACGAGAGAAAAGAGGATTACACACAGTTATTAAACAATTTAGGAAAAGCAGTAACAGTAGAATATTTGGGAAAGTCTTCAAGTAAAGACAATCCCATCCAGGAGGTGTATGATGAAGAACCTCAAAACCCTTCTGGAGACGTGTATGATCTACAAACATGTAATGATAACTTGAAAGATGAAGGTGATAgtgaagaatatgaaacaataataattgaatatatCTCTGATACGGAGGATGCCGTTATGGATCAAAATGAATGTAATGAAAGTAAGAAGAATGGAGATGTGAAAATATCGAAAGATTCATCTTTGTCAAAGATAATTCATTCCTATATTATTGAAG gtgatTATTCTAAAGAACTACAAAATGAAGTAATTGGGGAATCCGGAAAAAAAGAATGTAGAAATTTCAGCCCAGAACATATCAATAGAgttagacaaaaaaaaacaaagaaacaCAGATCAGCTGAAATGATGGAAATCGAAAAGTATATTATTTATGGAACAG GACAAAGTGCAGAAGAAAGAtctgaagaaatgaaaaatgaatttactattgataataaaaataatttatcagAAATCAACAgagatgatgaaaaagaatcaaATAAGGATTCCACTGTTCAATTGAATCAAGACAGTTCAGAAACAAATATTGACAAGTTGGAAGGAACTGGTACTAATCTGCACTTTTGTGACAAATGTTTCAAGtgtttcaataataaaagaattctGGATAG ACACTTGGTTTTTGCACATGGTCAAAAAGGTGGGGCACCTAAAAGATGCAACCGTATAAAGACATCAAAAGAGGATAGAAGGATTAATCAGAGGGAAAGATGGAAAGAGAGATTCAAGAAGAATCCTATGCTGTGTCAAATTTGTGGACATGTGTCAAAGTCCGCAGGTGGAGCTAAATACCATTCGCTAACCCATGGTGAAAAGTCATATATGTGCGATTTTTGcccgaaaaaattttttactcCTTCACATTTGAAAAACCATTTACAGTTCAAACATGAAAGGAAAAC GATTAAACATCTCTGTTCCATTTGTGGTGAACATAAAAACTCATCTACCGCTCTGGCCTACCATATGAAATTACACACAAACAATCCTAAGAGATATCCGTGTCCAGTGTGCGGTCTTTCATTTTTAGTGAAAGGAGGCCTCAAGATGCATCTCAGAAGGCATATGGGGGACAGAAGATATCCTTGTAATATTTGTAATAAATCATTTTTTAGCGCCAATGAGAGAAAAAAACATGTGATGATACACACTG GAGAGAGGCCGCACAATTGTAAATATTGTGACAGAAAATTTGTTAGTGCATTCAATCAGAAAATTCACATGATGACACATAGCGGACCTTATTTATGTGAACTCTGCTTCAGGGGATTCGCTGACAAAGATTTACTGAAGATGCATATAAAGTACAAACACAATTCAGaaaatggaaatgaaaaaaaattgcctTCAA AGAACCCAATCCAACCAACGAAAGAAGATACAGAAATAATTG aTGATGCAATGGAGCCACTTCAATGTCCAGAATCATCTG
- the LOC123314048 gene encoding nucleolar protein 58: MFALFESPAGYALFKLTDEKKIEKAENIHLDFETPEKANKLLKLKHFEKFNDTTEALASTTASVEGKISKTLKKVLKNFIDKNEQNVLLIGDSKLGSAIKDKFEIQCLSNNAIQELMRCIRSQVESLISGLSKKELTAMSLGLAHSLSRYKLKFSPDKVDTMIVQAVSLLDDIDKDLNNNYMRVKEWYGWHFPELSTIITDNLTYVKAVTVIGTRDNAATSDLSDILPEDIEEKIRQAAEISMGSEIAQDDILNIQNLCEQIVEMANHRDQLNKYLESRMMAMAPNLSVLVGELVGARLISHSGSLINLAKQPASTIQILGAEKALFRALKTKKDTPKYGLIYHTALVGKSSTKNKGKISRMLAAKAALAIRVDALGEDGIVDLGAEHKAKLEYRLRILEEGNIRRISGTGKAQAKFEKYHGVSQVVQYQSAADSTLPSSSKRKFSDAFNTTQEDDEDIKPDMVKKEPTNLDQQVEETPKQKKKKRKENLEEMQAEESPKKKVKQEKVEESNENQTDETPKEKKKKKKKQETDVETQPEEPETTGESKKKKKKQVTDTSLIEENSDAITKKKKKKQVEKDD, encoded by the exons ATGTTTGCGTTATTTGAAAGTCCGGCCGGATACGCATTATTTAAG CTGACTgatgaaaagaaaattgaaaaagccGAAAATATTCATTTGGATTTCGAAACTCCAGAGAAAGCAAATAAACT GTTGAAATTGAAGCATTTTGAAAAGTTCAATGATACCACAGAAGCTTTAGCCTCGACAACTGCCAGTGTTGAGGGTAAAATATCCAAAACTCTTAAAAAGGtattgaagaattttattgATAAAAATGAACAAAACGTTCTACTCATTGGCGATTCCAAATTAGGAAGTGCCATAAAagataaatttgaaattcagtgtTTGTCAAACAATGCTATACAAGAATTGATGAGATGTATAAGATCTCAGGTGGAAAGTTTGATTTCTGGTTTGAGCAAGAAGGAATTAACTGCAATGTCCCTAGGATTGGCTCATTCATTGTCTAGGTATAAACTGAAATTTTCCCCAGACAAAGTTGATACCATGATTGTTCAAGCAGTAAGTTTGTTAGATGACATAGATAAAGATCTTAATAACAACTATATGAGGGTTAAAGAATGGTATGGATGGCATTTTCCAGAACTATCTACAATAATCACTGACAATTTAACTTATGTCAAGGCTGTTACTGTTATTGGAACAAGAGATAATGCGGCTACTTCAGATTTATCAGATATCTTACCCGAAGATATTGAAGAGAAAATAAGACAGGCTGCAGAAATCTCAATGGGTAGTGAAATAGCACAAGATGATATATTGAACATCCAGAATTTATGTGAGCAAATAGTTGAAATGGCTAATCACAGAGatcaattgaataaatatttagaGAGTAGAATGATGGCTATGGCTCCCAATCTGTCAGTTTTGGTTGGTGAATTAGTTGGAGCCAGATTGATTTCCCACTCTGGATCCTTGATTAACTTGGCAAAACAACCTGCCTCTACCATTCAAATTCTTGGAGCAGAAAAGGCTCTATTCAGAGCATTGAAGACTAAAAAAGACACTCCTAAGTATGGATTGATCTACCACACGGCCCTTGTTGGAAAATCAAGTACGAAGAATAAAGGCAAGATATCCAGAATGTTAGCTGCAAAAGCTGCTCTAGCTATTCGTGTGGATGCACTAGGTGAAGATGGCATCGTTGATTTAGGTGCAGAACACAAAGCAAAATTGGAATATCGCCTTCGCATTCTGGAAGAGGGTAATATAAGAAGAATAAGTGGTACTGGAAAGGCCCaagcgaaatttgaaaaatatcatgGTGTTAGTCAAGTTGTACAATATCAATCAGCAGCTGATTCAACATTACCATCGTCTAGTAAAAGAAAGTTTTCTGATGCATTCAATACAACACAAGAAGATGATGAAGACATTAAACCTGACATGGTAAAGAAGGAGCCTACGAATTTGGATCAACAAGTAGAAGAAACTCCTAagcagaagaagaagaagaggaaagaaaaTCTTGAGGAAATGCAAGCAGAAGAAAGCCCCAAGAAAAAAGTAAAACAAGAGAAGGTTGAAGAATCAAATGAAAATCAAACTGATGAAACCCCTaaggagaagaagaaaaagaagaagaagcagGAAACTGATGTTGAAACTCAACCAGAAGAACCTGAAACTACTGGTGAAAgtaagaaaaagaagaagaagcagGTAACTGACACCTCACTAATTGAAGAAAATAGTGATGCTATCactaagaagaagaaaaagaagcaaGTTGAAAAAGATGATTGA